From Planctomycetota bacterium:
CAGCGGGGAGTCTGGCTGGCGGAGGGAAAAACGGGACCCGTCAAGGTGCTCGTCAAGAAGCGGGAGCGCGAGGGCGCGGTGCTCGAGGTCACGCTCCGGGAAGGGATGAACCGCGAGGTGCGCCGCATCTTCGCCCGTTTCGGGCTGCGGGTCAAGCGGCTCAAGCGGATCCGCGTGGGGCCGCTCGGGCTGGGACGGCTCCGGGAGGGGGAGTGGAGGGTATTGCGGCCGGAGGAAGTGCAGGCGCTCCGGGCGGCGGCTTCCGGGGGGCCTCGAGATGAGGCGGTCTAGCGCACGGCGCGAGGAGGGGATCGGTGTCTGAGAAAACGGCGAAGCTGGCCCTGGAGGACGGCACGGTCTTCACCGGCCGCGCCTTCGGGGCCGAAGGCGAGCGCAGCGGCGAAGTCGTCTTCAACACCTCCATGTCGGGATACCAGGAGATCTTGACGGACCCCTCCTACAAGGGGCAAATCGTCACGATGACCTACCCCCACATCGGCAACTACGGCGTCAACGACGCCGACTTCGAAAGCGGAAAGCCCTGGGTGGAAGGCTTCGTGGCCCGGGAATTTTCGCCGATCTCGAGCAATCCGCGCGCCACCGGCCGGCTCGAGGAGTTCTTCCGCCGGCACGGCATCGTGGGCATCCACGACATCGACACGCGCGCCCTCACCCGCAAGCTTCGCCTGGACGGGTCGCTCAACGGCGTGCTTTCGACCCAGGATCTCGACGACGCGCGGCTCGTGGCCAAAGCCCGGGCGATTCCCAAGATGAGCGGTCTGGATCTTGTCCGGTACGTCACGAGCGACCGGCCCCGCCCGTGGAAGGAATTCGTGACGCACGACGCCAACGGGAAGACTCCGGACCTGCGCTTCCGCGTGGCGCTCATCAACTGCGGAACGAAGTACAACATCGTCCGGTCGCTCGTCGATCACGGGTGCGACGTGACGGTCTTTCCCGCCGCCACGCCGGCCCGGGACCTGGAGGGGTTCGACGGCGTGTGCCTGTCGAACGGTCCGGGGGACCCGTCCGCGGTGACCTACACGATCGAAACCGCCCGGGAGCTTCTGCGGAAGGAAAAGCCGATCTTCGGCATCTGCCTGGGCCACCAGATCCTGGGACTGGCGCTCGGCGCTCAGGTGTACAAGCTCAAATTCGGCCATCACGGGGCCAATCATCCGATCCGCCATGAGGCGACGGGGCGCATCGAGATCACCAGTCAGAACCACGGATTCGCCGTCGAGGAGAAGTCGCTGAAGGCCGCCGGGGGCGAAGTGACGCACATCAATCTGAACGACGGTTCGGTGGAGGGCCTGCGCCACCGGTCGCTGCCGGCCTTCTCGGTGCAGTATCACCCGGAGGCCGCCCCGGGCCCGCACGACGCGGGGTACCTTTTCCGGGAATTCGTCCGGCTCATGGAGGGGGCGGCCCGCGGACCCCGTCCGTGAGCCGCCGGAAGGGCGCGCCGCCATGAAACGACCCCGGACCACCTGCGTCGTCGGCGTCCAATGGGGAGACGAAGGAAAGGGAAAGATCGTCGATCTTCTGTCCCACCAGGCGGACATGGTGGTCCGCTTCCAGGGCGGGGGCAACGCCGGGCACACGGTCGTCGTGGACGGCGAGAAGTTCGTCCTGCACCTCATCCCCTCCGGCATCCTCCATCGGAGCACCTGCGTCATCGCCAACGGCGTCGTCGTGGATCTCGTGCAGCTTCTGGAGGAGATCGACGAGCTGCGCCGCCGGGGGGTGCGCGTGGGCCGCAACCTCCACCTGAGCGACCGGGCGCACGTGGTGATGCCCTACCATAAGTTTCTGGACAAGTATTCGGAGGCGGGCGCCGGGCCCCAGAAGATCGGGACCACCCAGCGCGGGATCGGACCCTGCTACGCGGACAAGGCGGCCCGAAAGGGGATCCGCGTGGCGGACCTCTATAACCCGCCGCTCTTCCGCGAGCTGGTGTGCGCCTTCACGGAGGAGAAGAACAAGATCCTGGCGGCCCTCTACGGAGCGCCGCCGCTGGATCCGGCCCGGATCGTGGAGGAGTACTCCGGCTACGCGGAGCGCCTCAAGCCGTTCGTCACCGACACGGTGGAGCTCGTCAACGACGCCGTGGACGCGGGCCGCCGGGTGCTTTTCGAGGGCGCCCAGGGGAGCCTCCTGGACATCGACTTCGGGACGTACCCGTACGTCACCTCCTCCAACTCGGACGCCTGCGGGATCTCGCCGGGCACGGGGGTGCCGCCCCGCAAGATCGGCGCGATCCTCGGCGTGGCCAAGGCCTACTGCACCCGGGTGGGGGAGGGGCCGTTTCCGACGGAGCTGCGCGACGCGCTGGGGGAGCGGCTGCGCGAGGCGGGCGGAGAGTACGGGGCCACCACGGGGCGGCCGCGCCGCTGCGGCTGGTTCGACGGCGTGGCCTCCCGCCACGCGGTCCGCATCAACGGGATCGAGGAACTCGCCATCACGAAGCTCGACGTCCTGAGCGGCCTGGACGAAATCAAATTCGCCGTGGCCTACCGCTGCGACGGGAAGACGACGGATCGGATGCCCTCGGTCACCGCGGAGCTTTCGCGCTGCGAGCCGGTCTACGAGACCTTCAAGGGCTGGTCCGACGATCTTTCCCGCGTGCGCCGTTTCGAGGATCTGCCGCGCGCGGCGAAAATCTATTTGAATTTCGTGGAGCGCTTCCTTAAGGTGAAAGTCACGCTCGTCTCGGTCGGGAAGGACCGCGAAAAGACGATTCGCAGGAAATGACCTCGTCCACCGCCGCCGGCCTGAAGATCCCCGCCCACATCGCCATCATCATGGACGGCAACGGCCGGTGGGCCCGGCAGCAGGGCCTCCAGCGGGTCCTGGGCCACGAGTCGGGCGCCGAGACGGTCCGCGAGATCACCCGCGAATGCTCCCGCCTGGGGGTGGGGCGCCTGACCCTCTACGCCTTCAGCGCCGAGAACTGGAAGCGGCCCGAGCACGAGGTGCGGTACCTTATGTCGCTTCTTAAGAAGTACCTCGTGAGCGAGCGCAAGGAGATCATGGACAACAACATCCGGTTCACGGCGATCGGCCGCCTTCACGAACTGCCCGAGGACGTCCGCGGCGAGCTGAGCCGGACGATCGAGATGAGTTCCCGGAACACGGGCATGGTGCTCTGCCTGGCGCTCGCCTACGGGGGGCGGGTCGAGATCGTGGACGCCGTGCGGCGCCTGGCGCGGGACGTTCAGGAAGGCCGCTGCCGGCCGGAGGAGATCGACGAGCGGTCGATCGCCCGCTATCTCTACGATCCGGCGGCGCCCGATCCGGACCTTCTCATCCGCACGGGAGGGGACCTGCGGGTTTCGAACTTCCTGCTCTGGCAGATCTCCTACACGGAGCTCTGGGTCACCCCGGTGAAGTGGCCCGAGTTCAAGCGGGAGCACCTCCACGAGGCGATCCGGGAATACTCCCAGCGGGACCGGCGCTTCGGCGGGATTCACGAGGCCGAGTGAACGGGCCGCCCGTCCGGGTCATGGGCCTCTCGCGCAAAGTCCTCATCCGTGTCGTCGGGGCGCCGCTGCTTCTGGCGGCCCTGGCGGCGATTCTCTACGCCGATCACCGCGCGGGCTTTCCGTCGGTCCTGCGGTGGCTCCTTCTGGCGGTGGGCGCGGCCGCGTCCTGGGAGTTCCACGGCTTCTGCGCGGTGCGGGGAATCCCGACGGCGCGGGCGGCCGGGACGCTGGCGGTTGCGGCGCTTTTTGCGCCCTGGCCGCGTCCGGAAGCCGCCTGGGGGGCCGTGGGTTTCGGGTTTCTCCTCTATGTCCTGCTCAAGCTCGTCTTCCGTCACGGGCGCTTCACGCCCGAGGCGGCGGCGCTGAGCGTTCTCGGGTTCGCCTATACGGGGCTCCTGGCGGGGCTTCTGACGCCGCCGGTGTCCCGCGGAACGGCGGTCTGGTATCTTCTTTTCCTTCTGGCGGCCAACAAGGGGGCCGACATGGCCGCCTACGTCGTGGGGAAGAGCGTCGGGCGCCGCCCGATGGCCCCGGTCCTGAGCCCCCGCAAGACGTGGGAGGGCTTCGTCGGGGGCGCGGCGGGCGGAACCGCCGCCGCGTTCGCGGCGCTCCGCGCAACGCCCCTCCGGGAGGCCTTCGGGGACGCGCCGGTCGCGGCGTTGCTCTTGCTGGCGTTCTCGGCTACAATGGCGGCGCAGGTGGGCGATCTCGTCGAATCGGCGTTCAAGCGCTGGGCGGGCCTCAAGGACTCCGGGCGGCTGCTGCCGGAATTCGGCGGGATCCTCGACCTGGTGGACAGCTTCCTCGTCAGCATCCCGGTCACGCACGCCGCGGCGATCGGGGTTCTTGCGCTTTGAGCCAAGGAGTGGGATGGAACGCGCTTTGCCCGTCGAAGGCCGCGAGGAAATCGCCCGGCTCTTCGGCACGTACGACCGGAACCTCAAGGAGATCAAGAAGGCCACCGGGGTGGAAGTCATCGTCCGCAACGGCGAAATCCGCGTGCGCGGCCCGCGCGCGGGCGTGGACCGCGCCGTTCAGGCCCTGACCCGGCTCAAGGAGATCGAAAATCCCGGTCCGGAGGATGTGCAGGCCCTGCTGGCGCCGCGCGACGCCTCCCCCCGATCCTCCCCGGGCCGGCCGGTCATGCCGGGTTCCATCTTCCGGCTCCATGTGACGATCGACGCCAAGTCCGAGGGACAGCGCAAATATCTCGAGGAGATCGACCGCAACGACATCGTCTTCGCCATCGGCCCGGCGGGGACGGGGAAGACGTTTCTCGCGGTGACGAAGGCCGTGGACGCCCTCCGGACGGGCCGGGTGCGCCGGATCGTCCTCGTGCGTCCGGCGGTCGAGGCGGGCGAGCGGCTGGGTTTCCTGCCCGGGGACATTCAGGAGAAGGTGAATCCGTATCTCCGGCCGATCTACGACTCGCTCAACATGTTCCTCGAGTTCGGTCAGCTCAAGCGGCTGATCGACGCGGACGTCGTGGAGATCTGCCCCCTGGCCTTCATGCGGGGGCGGACGCTCGACGAGGCCTTCATCATTCTGGACGAGGCCCAGAACACGACGAGCGAGCAGATGAAGATGTTCCTCACGCGGATGGGGCGCGCCTCGAAGATCGTGGTGACGGGGGACATTACGCAGATCGACCTGGCCCCCGGCCGCACGAGCGGTCTCATCGAGGCTCGCGAGCTGCTGAAGGGAATTCCGGGGATCGCCTTCTGCTATCTGACGAAAGCCGACATCGTCCGCCACCCGCTCGTTCAGAGGATCGTGGACGCCTATGAGCATCACGGACGCGGCCGGCGCTGATCCGGCGGCGGGGGAGGGGGCGCGGGAGTCGGCCCTGGAACCGGGCGCGCGCCTGGAGCGCCGCCTGCCCCTCTTCTATGCGTCCTTCTTCTACGCGTTTCCCGCGGCGATCGCCTGGATCTGGCTCCACTTCGCCCGGCCGGGCCGATCGGCGGAACTCTGGTCGCTCGATCGGCTGCCCGAGGGGATCGCGGCCGGACTGGCGGCCGGCGGAGTGATCGTGATCCTCTCCGCCCTGGCCTCGCGCGCCTTCGCGTGGGCGCGCCGCCTGGAGGCCGAATTCGGCTGGATCCTGGGGGCGCAGCGCGGCGGCGAGATCCTGGGGATCGCGCTCCTTTCGGGTTTCGCGGAGGAGTATCTCTTCCGCGGCGCGCTTCAGGAGAAATTCGGTCTGGCGGCGGCCACGGCGGTTTTCGCCCTCATCCACTGGCCGGTGAACCGGAACTTCCTGCCGTGGCCTTTCGTGGCCGGCGCCGTGGGACTGGCCTTCGGGGTTCTGCGCGCGTGGACGG
This genomic window contains:
- the carA gene encoding glutamine-hydrolyzing carbamoyl-phosphate synthase small subunit, translating into MSEKTAKLALEDGTVFTGRAFGAEGERSGEVVFNTSMSGYQEILTDPSYKGQIVTMTYPHIGNYGVNDADFESGKPWVEGFVAREFSPISSNPRATGRLEEFFRRHGIVGIHDIDTRALTRKLRLDGSLNGVLSTQDLDDARLVAKARAIPKMSGLDLVRYVTSDRPRPWKEFVTHDANGKTPDLRFRVALINCGTKYNIVRSLVDHGCDVTVFPAATPARDLEGFDGVCLSNGPGDPSAVTYTIETARELLRKEKPIFGICLGHQILGLALGAQVYKLKFGHHGANHPIRHEATGRIEITSQNHGFAVEEKSLKAAGGEVTHINLNDGSVEGLRHRSLPAFSVQYHPEAAPGPHDAGYLFREFVRLMEGAARGPRP
- a CDS encoding adenylosuccinate synthase, producing MKRPRTTCVVGVQWGDEGKGKIVDLLSHQADMVVRFQGGGNAGHTVVVDGEKFVLHLIPSGILHRSTCVIANGVVVDLVQLLEEIDELRRRGVRVGRNLHLSDRAHVVMPYHKFLDKYSEAGAGPQKIGTTQRGIGPCYADKAARKGIRVADLYNPPLFRELVCAFTEEKNKILAALYGAPPLDPARIVEEYSGYAERLKPFVTDTVELVNDAVDAGRRVLFEGAQGSLLDIDFGTYPYVTSSNSDACGISPGTGVPPRKIGAILGVAKAYCTRVGEGPFPTELRDALGERLREAGGEYGATTGRPRRCGWFDGVASRHAVRINGIEELAITKLDVLSGLDEIKFAVAYRCDGKTTDRMPSVTAELSRCEPVYETFKGWSDDLSRVRRFEDLPRAAKIYLNFVERFLKVKVTLVSVGKDREKTIRRK
- a CDS encoding isoprenyl transferase; protein product: MTSSTAAGLKIPAHIAIIMDGNGRWARQQGLQRVLGHESGAETVREITRECSRLGVGRLTLYAFSAENWKRPEHEVRYLMSLLKKYLVSERKEIMDNNIRFTAIGRLHELPEDVRGELSRTIEMSSRNTGMVLCLALAYGGRVEIVDAVRRLARDVQEGRCRPEEIDERSIARYLYDPAAPDPDLLIRTGGDLRVSNFLLWQISYTELWVTPVKWPEFKREHLHEAIREYSQRDRRFGGIHEAE
- a CDS encoding phosphatidate cytidylyltransferase, coding for MNGPPVRVMGLSRKVLIRVVGAPLLLAALAAILYADHRAGFPSVLRWLLLAVGAAASWEFHGFCAVRGIPTARAAGTLAVAALFAPWPRPEAAWGAVGFGFLLYVLLKLVFRHGRFTPEAAALSVLGFAYTGLLAGLLTPPVSRGTAVWYLLFLLAANKGADMAAYVVGKSVGRRPMAPVLSPRKTWEGFVGGAAGGTAAAFAALRATPLREAFGDAPVAALLLLAFSATMAAQVGDLVESAFKRWAGLKDSGRLLPEFGGILDLVDSFLVSIPVTHAAAIGVLAL
- a CDS encoding PhoH family protein, with protein sequence MERALPVEGREEIARLFGTYDRNLKEIKKATGVEVIVRNGEIRVRGPRAGVDRAVQALTRLKEIENPGPEDVQALLAPRDASPRSSPGRPVMPGSIFRLHVTIDAKSEGQRKYLEEIDRNDIVFAIGPAGTGKTFLAVTKAVDALRTGRVRRIVLVRPAVEAGERLGFLPGDIQEKVNPYLRPIYDSLNMFLEFGQLKRLIDADVVEICPLAFMRGRTLDEAFIILDEAQNTTSEQMKMFLTRMGRASKIVVTGDITQIDLAPGRTSGLIEARELLKGIPGIAFCYLTKADIVRHPLVQRIVDAYEHHGRGRR
- a CDS encoding CPBP family intramembrane glutamic endopeptidase, which encodes MSITDAAGADPAAGEGARESALEPGARLERRLPLFYASFFYAFPAAIAWIWLHFARPGRSAELWSLDRLPEGIAAGLAAGGVIVILSALASRAFAWARRLEAEFGWILGAQRGGEILGIALLSGFAEEYLFRGALQEKFGLAAATAVFALIHWPVNRNFLPWPFVAGAVGLAFGVLRAWTDALWAPAIAHAAVNYVNLRRIAARFRTWDEERVNAYVETGSPT